One genomic region from Conexibacter woesei DSM 14684 encodes:
- a CDS encoding TetR/AcrR family transcriptional regulator — translation MSAQLTDGEALRRARDAIEEHGWEAVTMEQLAAALGVSRMTLHRRGVRREHVLRALGALLQDDYRRALWPALTAAGSGRERLESGLRGLCGVTEANLALLAALDSAERDEIFHADGEQVLTHAVFTEPLQALLRDGVADGTLALDPGDSVEEVATVLFNLLAWTYRHLRLAHRWPPARAAQAVTRRAVRSVAA, via the coding sequence GTGAGCGCACAGCTGACCGACGGCGAGGCACTGCGCCGCGCCCGCGACGCGATCGAGGAGCACGGCTGGGAGGCCGTCACGATGGAGCAGCTCGCAGCCGCGCTCGGCGTCTCGCGGATGACGCTGCACCGCCGCGGCGTCCGCCGCGAGCACGTCCTGCGCGCGCTCGGCGCGCTGCTCCAGGACGACTATCGGCGCGCGCTGTGGCCGGCGCTGACGGCCGCCGGCAGCGGGCGCGAGCGGCTGGAGTCGGGACTGCGCGGGCTGTGCGGCGTGACCGAGGCGAACCTCGCGCTGCTCGCCGCGCTCGACAGCGCCGAGCGCGACGAGATCTTCCACGCCGACGGCGAGCAGGTGCTCACGCACGCGGTCTTCACCGAGCCGCTGCAGGCGCTCCTGCGCGACGGCGTCGCCGACGGCACGCTCGCGCTCGATCCCGGCGACTCCGTGGAGGAGGTCGCGACCGTGCTGTTCAACCTGCTCGCGTGGACGTACCGCCACCTGCGTCTCGCGCACCGCTGGCCGCCGGCGCGGGCGGCGCAGGCGGTGACGCGACGGGCGGTGCGGAGCGTGGCGGCGTAG
- a CDS encoding ABC transporter ATP-binding protein has protein sequence MLAMSPTLSLTAVSLWRWDAERGRERHLLRDVDWTVRPGEHWALLGANGAGKTTLMNIAGAVAHPSDGTVDVLGQRLGRVDLRELRERIGLVEARTGRAFRGRMTAADVVLTGATGSIALQRHRLDSDDCARAAALLARFGCAALADRPYDACSQGERQRVLLARALMRRPSLLLLDEPATGLDLPGREALLAAVATIAEQEPETATVTVTHHVEELPSSTTHALLLRDGVAIAAGPAHETIRGDLLSACFGTPVRVDRVGGRWLARAEAAW, from the coding sequence ATGCTGGCGATGTCTCCGACGCTCTCCCTGACCGCCGTCTCGCTGTGGCGCTGGGACGCCGAACGCGGACGCGAGCGCCACCTGCTGCGCGACGTCGACTGGACCGTCCGCCCCGGCGAGCACTGGGCGCTGCTCGGAGCCAACGGCGCCGGCAAGACGACGCTGATGAACATCGCCGGCGCCGTCGCCCACCCGAGTGACGGCACGGTCGACGTGCTCGGGCAGCGGCTCGGCCGCGTCGACCTGCGCGAGCTGCGCGAGCGGATCGGCCTCGTCGAGGCGCGCACCGGCCGCGCGTTCAGGGGCCGCATGACCGCCGCCGACGTCGTCCTGACCGGTGCGACCGGATCGATCGCGCTCCAGCGCCACCGGCTCGACTCCGACGATTGCGCACGCGCGGCCGCGCTGCTGGCGCGATTCGGCTGCGCGGCGCTTGCAGATCGCCCGTACGACGCCTGCTCCCAGGGCGAGCGCCAGCGCGTCCTGCTCGCCCGCGCACTGATGCGGCGGCCGTCGCTGCTGCTGCTCGACGAGCCCGCGACCGGCCTCGACCTGCCCGGGCGCGAAGCGCTGCTGGCCGCGGTCGCGACGATCGCCGAGCAGGAGCCGGAGACCGCGACCGTCACCGTCACCCACCACGTCGAGGAGCTGCCCTCCTCGACGACCCACGCGCTGCTGCTGCGCGACGGCGTCGCGATCGCCGCCGGCCCGGCGCACGAGACGATCCGCGGCGACCTGCTGTCCGCCTGCTTCGGCACGCCCGTCCGCGTCGACCGCGTCGGCGGCCGCTGGCTCGCGCGAGCGGAGGCGGCGTGGTGA
- the bioD gene encoding dethiobiotin synthase yields the protein MRGCFVTGTDTGVGKTVVAAAIVAALRARGDASVTAFKPVVTGTDEPPDRDWPPDHVLLARTAGTTPEAVSPFTFGPAVSPHLAAELARRPLDPRALRAAFATAAARAEIVVAEGVGGLLVPLAADYLVRDFARDAGLPLVIAARPGLGTINHTLLTIDAARAAGLTVAGVAITPWPSAPGVIEADNRATIARLGDVGVATLPALPRADVALLAAAGATLPLDRWIGAAAS from the coding sequence ATGCGCGGCTGCTTCGTCACCGGAACGGACACCGGCGTCGGCAAGACCGTCGTCGCGGCGGCGATCGTCGCCGCTCTGCGGGCGCGCGGCGACGCGTCGGTCACGGCCTTCAAGCCGGTCGTCACCGGCACCGACGAGCCGCCCGATCGCGACTGGCCGCCCGACCACGTGCTGCTCGCCCGCACCGCCGGGACGACGCCGGAGGCCGTCTCCCCCTTCACGTTCGGCCCCGCGGTCTCGCCTCACCTCGCCGCCGAGCTGGCCAGACGGCCGCTCGATCCGCGGGCCCTGCGCGCCGCCTTCGCGACCGCCGCGGCGCGCGCGGAGATCGTCGTCGCCGAGGGCGTCGGCGGGCTGCTCGTCCCGCTCGCCGCCGACTACCTCGTGCGCGACTTCGCGCGCGACGCCGGCCTGCCGCTCGTGATCGCCGCACGTCCCGGGCTCGGCACGATCAACCACACGCTGCTGACGATCGACGCAGCGCGCGCCGCCGGGCTGACGGTCGCGGGCGTCGCGATCACGCCGTGGCCGTCGGCCCCGGGCGTGATCGAGGCCGACAACCGCGCGACGATCGCCCGCCTCGGCGACGTCGGCGTCGCCACCCTCCCGGCGCTGCCGCGCGCCGACGTCGCGCTGCTCGCCGCCGCCGGCGCGACTCTCCCGCTCGATCGCTGGATCGGAGCCGCGGCGAGCTGA
- the bioF gene encoding 8-amino-7-oxononanoate synthase: MIEIEARLDELEQLGLARRTRLVSGPQGPRVVLDGKPVLLLCSNNYLGLADHPAVREAAADAAMRWGVGSGASRLVSGTMTIHRRLEERLASFERRQAALLFGSGYLANVGVVSSLARAGDVVFSDELNHASIVDGCRLSRADVFIYEHGDVEHLEWGLREADGRGALIVTDGVFSMDGDVAPLPELVDLAQRYDVRLVVDEAHGTGTLGPGGRGAVADAGVEDEVDVIVGTLGKALGSYGAYVACDLQMARYLTNAARALIYSTAPAPPAVAGALAALSLLEEQPRRVEKLQANAALLRSELAGQGFEVSGGACTPIVPLVLGDAAVALRTCEKALERGVFAQAIRPPTVPSGTSRLRLTVMASHSKSELRDAARALAQAAKAAGVQPEELHPPQAQHVAESAPVAGAAVVAGRRAPRDARHAALWDDGEGDLWVERRRPAAAAGGAASGASRGAQDGAGQPPFDAETDGPPPPRAGRTAAQAQGIFDVEAPGTLVEHAA; the protein is encoded by the coding sequence ATGATCGAGATCGAGGCACGACTGGACGAGCTGGAGCAGCTCGGGCTCGCGCGCCGCACCCGGCTCGTGAGCGGTCCGCAGGGGCCGCGGGTGGTGCTCGACGGCAAGCCGGTGCTGCTGCTCTGCTCGAACAACTACCTCGGCCTCGCCGACCACCCGGCGGTGCGCGAGGCGGCTGCCGACGCGGCGATGCGCTGGGGCGTCGGCAGCGGAGCGTCACGGCTCGTCTCCGGGACGATGACGATCCACCGGCGGCTGGAGGAGCGGCTCGCGTCGTTCGAGCGCCGCCAGGCGGCGCTGCTGTTCGGCTCCGGTTACCTCGCGAACGTCGGCGTCGTCTCCTCGCTCGCGCGTGCCGGCGACGTCGTCTTCTCCGACGAGCTGAACCATGCCTCGATCGTCGACGGCTGCCGGCTCTCGCGCGCGGACGTCTTCATCTACGAGCACGGCGACGTCGAGCACCTCGAATGGGGCCTGCGCGAGGCCGACGGCCGTGGCGCGCTGATCGTCACCGACGGCGTCTTCTCGATGGACGGCGACGTCGCGCCGCTGCCCGAGCTGGTCGACCTCGCGCAGCGCTACGACGTGCGGCTCGTGGTCGACGAGGCGCACGGCACCGGCACGCTCGGCCCCGGCGGGCGCGGCGCGGTCGCCGACGCCGGCGTCGAGGACGAGGTCGACGTGATCGTCGGCACGCTCGGGAAGGCGCTCGGCTCCTACGGCGCGTATGTCGCCTGCGACCTGCAGATGGCGCGCTATCTGACGAACGCCGCCCGCGCGCTGATCTACTCGACCGCGCCGGCCCCGCCGGCGGTCGCCGGCGCGCTCGCGGCCCTCTCGCTGCTGGAAGAGCAGCCGCGCCGCGTCGAGAAGCTGCAGGCGAACGCGGCGCTGCTGCGCAGCGAGCTGGCCGGGCAGGGCTTCGAGGTCTCCGGCGGCGCCTGCACGCCGATCGTCCCGCTCGTGCTCGGCGATGCGGCGGTCGCGCTGAGGACCTGCGAGAAGGCGCTCGAACGCGGCGTCTTCGCGCAGGCGATCCGCCCGCCGACGGTGCCGTCCGGCACCTCCCGCCTGCGGCTGACCGTGATGGCGTCGCACTCCAAGAGCGAGCTGCGCGACGCCGCTCGCGCGCTCGCGCAGGCCGCGAAGGCGGCCGGCGTGCAGCCCGAGGAGCTGCATCCGCCGCAGGCGCAGCATGTCGCCGAGAGCGCGCCCGTCGCCGGCGCCGCGGTCGTTGCGGGCCGGCGCGCACCGCGCGACGCGCGGCACGCCGCGCTGTGGGACGACGGCGAGGGCGACCTGTGGGTCGAGCGACGCCGGCCGGCGGCTGCCGCCGGCGGGGCTGCGAGCGGGGCGTCGCGCGGCGCGCAGGACGGCGCCGGCCAGCCGCCATTCGACGCCGAGACCGACGGTCCGCCGCCGCCGCGCGCGGGCCGCACCGCCGCGCAGGCGCAGGGGATCTTCGACGTCGAGGCGCCGGGCACGCTCGTCGAGCACGCGGCGTGA
- the bioB gene encoding biotin synthase BioB, with the protein MPPLITRDEARRLGEIEDRAGIEALVERAWRARVERFGDATDMCSLVNAKSGGCAEDCGFCAQSKYAEADTPLHAMMEPEQILEHARAAEAAGAHRFCMVTQGQGLSRRDFDKVLAGVRLVAEHTNLKRCASIGHMSPARAKALKDAGVQRVHHNVETAESYYPEVSSTVRYEGRLRTIDAVRDAGLETCVGGILNLGETREQRVEMAFELAAIDPTSVPINLLNPRPGTKFGDRDFMDPWEAVKWIAIFRLILPDALFRLCGGRVENIGELQEIAVKAGLNGVMMGNFLTTLGSTPDEDRALFERHGLNVARQPDNGADPRPDNRSGWLAGETPEPVGALLAGAADPAAEIGALDVHLWDPASQLRFRRKPTVPPRPDGAPNRGHGRPTREHDEAALAGAAGAGHGGPER; encoded by the coding sequence ATGCCGCCGTTGATCACCCGAGATGAAGCGCGTCGCCTTGGCGAGATCGAAGATCGCGCCGGGATCGAGGCGCTGGTCGAACGGGCGTGGCGGGCGCGCGTCGAGCGCTTCGGGGATGCGACGGACATGTGCTCGCTCGTCAACGCGAAGTCGGGCGGCTGCGCTGAGGACTGCGGCTTCTGCGCGCAGTCGAAGTACGCGGAGGCCGACACGCCGCTGCACGCGATGATGGAGCCGGAGCAGATCCTCGAGCACGCGCGCGCCGCGGAGGCCGCCGGTGCGCACCGCTTCTGCATGGTCACGCAGGGCCAGGGGCTCTCCAGACGCGACTTCGACAAGGTCCTCGCGGGCGTGAGGCTGGTCGCCGAGCACACGAACCTCAAGCGCTGCGCCTCGATTGGCCACATGTCGCCGGCGCGCGCGAAGGCACTGAAGGACGCCGGCGTGCAACGCGTCCACCACAACGTCGAGACAGCCGAGTCGTACTACCCGGAGGTGTCGAGCACGGTCCGCTACGAGGGCCGGCTGCGCACGATCGACGCGGTCCGCGACGCCGGGCTGGAGACGTGCGTCGGCGGCATCCTGAACCTCGGCGAGACGCGCGAGCAGCGCGTCGAGATGGCGTTCGAGCTGGCGGCGATCGACCCGACGAGCGTGCCGATCAACCTGCTCAACCCGCGCCCCGGCACGAAGTTCGGCGACCGCGACTTCATGGACCCGTGGGAGGCGGTCAAGTGGATCGCGATCTTCCGCCTGATCCTGCCGGACGCGCTCTTCCGCCTCTGCGGCGGCCGCGTCGAGAACATCGGCGAGCTGCAGGAGATCGCCGTCAAGGCCGGCCTCAACGGCGTGATGATGGGCAACTTCCTGACGACGCTCGGCTCGACGCCCGACGAGGACCGCGCGCTGTTCGAGCGGCACGGCCTCAACGTCGCGCGCCAGCCCGACAACGGCGCCGACCCGCGGCCCGACAACCGCTCCGGCTGGCTCGCGGGCGAGACGCCCGAGCCGGTCGGCGCGCTCCTCGCCGGCGCCGCCGACCCCGCCGCGGAGATAGGCGCGCTTGACGTGCACCTGTGGGACCCGGCCTCCCAGCTCAGATTCCGGCGCAAGCCGACTGTCCCGCCGCGCCCCGACGGCGCGCCCAACCGCGGCCACGGCCGCCCGACACGAGAACACGACGAAGCGGCGCTTGCGGGTGCCGCCGGCGCAGGCCACGGAGGGCCGGAGCGATGA
- a CDS encoding LamB/YcsF family protein — translation MSGGAAGGGSGDAAGGRPATLDVNVDMGESFGRWRLGDDAAIMPFVSSASIACGFHAGDPRNMRETAGHAVAHGVTIGAHVGLPDLIGFGRRKMAVSAEEVRDDTLYQLGALQAVARAAGGRVAYVKPHGALYVLCAADPALAGGVAEAIAAVDPTLPLLLLADADRDVSAAVSAHGVRLVREAFADLEYEPGGALVIERVKQAWDPARVAERAVRVAREGTIDARDGSSLQVDAATVCIHGDGPNAVEIARAVRARLDAEGIAVAPFAG, via the coding sequence GTGAGCGGCGGCGCGGCCGGCGGCGGCTCCGGTGACGCGGCGGGCGGCCGCCCGGCGACGCTCGACGTCAACGTCGACATGGGCGAGTCGTTCGGCCGCTGGCGGCTCGGCGACGACGCGGCGATCATGCCGTTCGTCTCCTCCGCGAGCATCGCCTGCGGCTTCCACGCCGGCGACCCGCGGAACATGCGCGAGACGGCCGGCCACGCGGTCGCCCACGGCGTCACGATCGGCGCCCACGTCGGCCTGCCGGACCTGATCGGCTTCGGCCGCCGGAAGATGGCGGTCTCCGCCGAGGAGGTGCGCGACGACACGCTCTATCAGCTCGGCGCGCTGCAGGCGGTCGCACGCGCGGCCGGCGGCCGCGTCGCCTACGTCAAGCCGCACGGCGCGCTCTACGTGCTCTGTGCCGCCGACCCGGCGCTCGCCGGCGGCGTCGCGGAGGCGATCGCCGCGGTCGACCCCACCCTCCCCCTGCTGCTGCTCGCGGACGCCGACCGCGACGTGAGCGCGGCGGTCTCGGCGCACGGCGTGCGGCTCGTGCGCGAGGCGTTCGCCGACCTCGAGTACGAGCCCGGCGGCGCGCTCGTGATCGAGCGCGTCAAGCAGGCGTGGGACCCGGCACGCGTCGCCGAGCGGGCGGTCCGCGTCGCGCGCGAGGGCACGATCGACGCCCGCGACGGCTCGTCCCTCCAGGTCGACGCGGCGACCGTCTGCATCCATGGCGACGGGCCCAACGCCGTCGAGATCGCACGCGCCGTGCGGGCGCGCCTCGACGCGGAGGGCATCGCGGTCGCGCCGTTCGCGGGCTGA
- a CDS encoding 5-oxoprolinase subunit C family protein, producing the protein MSALLEIVDAGPQTTVQDYPGRLGRLADGVSQAGPMDHVALRAANTLAGNDAGAAALEVTLGGLRVRFPDARTIAVCGAVAPVTLDGEELPLWHGVAVEAGQELRIRMSKGPGFRLYLAVSGGIDVPPVFGSRSTHTLAALGGLDGRALRKGDRVPLGADARPIPPGRRLRVPDYVRAWEVEVMLGPQAAPDFLTAGDVERLTARAWNVDAASNRTGLRLEPFGFEWARSGGGIAGGHPSNVLDDGYPPGGVNMNGDTAVILGPDGPTSGGFVVVATVVHGALWKLGQVRPGADTIRFVPVTIEQAVALAREVDGWVAPEAVSGG; encoded by the coding sequence GTGAGCGCGCTGCTGGAGATCGTCGACGCCGGCCCGCAGACGACAGTGCAGGACTATCCCGGCCGCCTCGGCCGGCTCGCGGACGGCGTCTCGCAGGCGGGCCCGATGGACCACGTCGCGCTGCGCGCCGCGAACACGCTCGCCGGCAACGACGCCGGCGCCGCGGCGCTCGAGGTCACGCTCGGTGGCCTGCGCGTGCGCTTCCCGGACGCGCGCACGATCGCGGTCTGCGGCGCCGTCGCGCCGGTGACGCTCGACGGCGAGGAGCTGCCGCTCTGGCACGGCGTCGCGGTGGAGGCCGGCCAGGAGCTGCGCATCCGCATGTCGAAGGGACCCGGCTTCCGCCTCTATCTCGCCGTCTCGGGCGGGATCGACGTGCCGCCCGTCTTCGGCTCCCGCTCGACGCACACGCTCGCCGCCCTCGGCGGGCTCGACGGGCGGGCGTTGCGCAAGGGCGACCGTGTGCCGCTCGGCGCGGACGCGCGACCGATCCCGCCGGGCCGCCGTCTGCGCGTGCCCGACTACGTCAGAGCGTGGGAAGTCGAGGTGATGCTCGGACCGCAGGCGGCGCCGGACTTCCTCACCGCCGGCGACGTCGAGCGGCTGACCGCGCGCGCGTGGAACGTCGACGCGGCGTCGAACCGCACCGGCCTGCGGCTGGAGCCGTTCGGCTTCGAGTGGGCGCGCAGCGGCGGCGGCATCGCCGGCGGTCATCCCTCCAACGTGCTCGACGACGGCTACCCGCCCGGCGGCGTGAACATGAACGGCGACACCGCGGTGATCCTCGGGCCGGACGGGCCGACCTCCGGCGGCTTCGTCGTCGTCGCGACGGTCGTCCACGGCGCGCTCTGGAAGCTCGGGCAGGTGCGGCCGGGAGCGGACACGATCCGCTTCGTCCCCGTCACGATCGAGCAGGCGGTCGCGCTCGCGCGCGAGGTCGACGGCTGGGTCGCGCCGGAGGCGGTGAGCGGCGGGTGA
- a CDS encoding carboxyltransferase domain-containing protein, whose protein sequence is MSDAIIERRDASGDRPPVVYRQAGDRHLLLEYGAMELDLQLNFRVLGLDAALRGAAIDGVLDSGPGLRSILVRYDSTRLPLADLIAHLDALDAELPSAHELEIPSRRIRLPIAFDDAASREAVRRYARTVRDDAPNVAEETNIDYVVAYNGLPDREALYAEVLGTEWWNAFTGFFPGLPFMYPLDPRHALFAPKYNPTRTWTAEGAVGIGGPCVAIYPVESPGGYQLFGRTLPIYDLARRNRAFAADPILIKPGDRVVFERVGEEELLQGFEDVRADRYNYAIEESPFDVERWLAHSASVADEADARRAAREAAAAEVPVP, encoded by the coding sequence GTGAGCGACGCCATCATCGAGCGGCGAGATGCGAGCGGCGACCGCCCGCCGGTCGTCTATCGGCAGGCCGGCGATCGCCACCTGCTGCTCGAGTACGGCGCGATGGAGCTGGACCTCCAGCTCAACTTCCGCGTCCTCGGGCTCGACGCCGCGCTGCGCGGCGCGGCGATCGACGGCGTGCTCGACAGCGGGCCGGGCCTGCGTTCGATCCTCGTCCGCTACGACTCGACGCGGCTCCCGCTCGCCGACCTGATCGCACACCTCGACGCGCTCGATGCAGAGCTGCCGTCGGCGCACGAGCTGGAGATCCCCAGCCGCCGCATCCGCCTCCCGATCGCGTTCGACGACGCCGCGTCGCGCGAGGCGGTGCGGAGATACGCCCGCACCGTCCGCGACGACGCGCCGAACGTCGCCGAGGAGACGAACATCGACTACGTCGTGGCGTACAACGGGCTGCCCGACCGCGAGGCGCTCTACGCCGAGGTGCTGGGAACCGAGTGGTGGAACGCGTTCACCGGCTTCTTCCCAGGGCTGCCGTTCATGTACCCGCTCGACCCGCGTCACGCGCTGTTCGCGCCGAAGTACAACCCGACGCGCACGTGGACGGCGGAGGGCGCGGTCGGGATCGGCGGGCCGTGCGTGGCGATCTACCCGGTCGAGTCGCCCGGCGGCTACCAGCTGTTCGGCCGGACGCTGCCGATCTACGACCTCGCTCGCCGCAACCGCGCGTTCGCGGCGGACCCGATCCTGATCAAGCCGGGCGACCGCGTCGTCTTCGAGCGGGTCGGCGAGGAGGAGCTGCTGCAGGGGTTCGAGGACGTGCGCGCCGACCGCTACAACTACGCGATCGAGGAGTCGCCGTTCGACGTCGAACGCTGGCTGGCGCACTCGGCGTCGGTCGCTGACGAGGCGGACGCGCGGCGGGCCGCGCGCGAGGCGGCGGCCGCGGAGGTGCCCGTCCCGTGA
- a CDS encoding enoyl-CoA hydratase/isomerase family protein, whose protein sequence is MAGSAVPEGGRLLVSEPEPGVAQLTISNPAKRGALDAPLLQALTATLAELDARCVVLTGEGRAFCAGYDIGALTSEGYDDSGGHPFQAALAAVASYPYPVVAALNGYAIGGGLELAITCDLRIAADGVQLGMPPAKLGVVYNHGGINRFVTAIGAARTRELFLTGRRIDAAAAERWGLVNEVVPAERLPAAALELAREIAANAPLSLRGNKAAISAVVDAAGALDPETAAALDAARREAFLSDDLREGLAAFAEKRPPVWRGR, encoded by the coding sequence GTGGCCGGTTCGGCCGTGCCCGAGGGCGGGCGGCTGCTCGTCTCCGAGCCGGAGCCCGGCGTTGCGCAGCTGACGATCTCCAACCCCGCCAAGCGCGGCGCGCTCGACGCGCCGCTGCTGCAGGCGCTGACCGCGACGCTCGCCGAACTGGACGCGCGCTGCGTCGTGCTGACGGGCGAGGGCCGCGCGTTCTGCGCCGGCTACGACATCGGCGCGCTCACGAGCGAGGGCTACGACGACAGCGGCGGACACCCGTTCCAGGCCGCGCTCGCCGCCGTCGCCTCCTACCCCTATCCGGTCGTCGCGGCGCTCAACGGCTACGCGATCGGCGGCGGGCTGGAGCTGGCGATCACCTGCGACCTGCGGATCGCCGCCGACGGCGTCCAGCTCGGCATGCCGCCGGCGAAGCTCGGCGTCGTCTACAACCACGGCGGCATCAACCGCTTCGTCACCGCGATCGGCGCCGCCCGCACGCGCGAGCTGTTCCTCACCGGCCGCCGCATCGACGCCGCCGCCGCGGAGCGCTGGGGGCTCGTCAACGAGGTCGTCCCGGCCGAGCGGCTGCCGGCCGCAGCGCTGGAGCTTGCGCGCGAGATCGCCGCCAACGCGCCGCTCTCGCTGCGCGGCAACAAGGCCGCGATCAGCGCGGTCGTCGACGCCGCCGGCGCACTCGACCCCGAGACGGCGGCCGCGCTCGATGCGGCGCGCCGCGAGGCGTTCCTCTCCGACGACCTGCGCGAGGGCCTTGCCGCCTTCGCGGAGAAGCGCCCGCCGGTCTGGCGCGGGCGCTGA
- a CDS encoding biotin/lipoyl-binding carrier protein gives MADVEAHITGTVWRVEVEVGDTIDEGDTVVILESMKMEMPVEAEDPGTVKEIRCAEGQAVSEGDTLVVLE, from the coding sequence GTGGCTGACGTCGAGGCCCACATCACCGGCACGGTCTGGAGAGTCGAGGTCGAGGTCGGCGACACGATCGACGAGGGCGACACGGTCGTCATCCTCGAGTCGATGAAGATGGAGATGCCCGTCGAGGCCGAGGATCCCGGCACCGTCAAGGAGATCCGCTGCGCCGAGGGGCAGGCGGTCTCCGAGGGCGACACGCTGGTCGTGCTCGAGTAG
- a CDS encoding glycosyltransferase family 2 protein, which produces MPDVPQTPGGISRRPPVVLIAAHDEADRLPATLAALQEVFPGARVVVADDGSTDGTAEVAAAHGAEVARSERNVGKGGAATLGAERLLALAHEPDPPVILLCDGDLATSAGALAQLVDVVAAGEADLAVAAFARRVGGGFGLAVGFARWAIARRCGETFDAPISGQRALRADLLPAVVPFAPRFGMEIGMTVDAVRAGYRVKEVELPLTHRATGKTLQGFLHRGRQLKDFVAVYLARR; this is translated from the coding sequence ATGCCTGACGTGCCCCAGACGCCCGGCGGGATCTCGCGCCGGCCGCCGGTCGTGCTGATCGCCGCGCACGACGAGGCCGATCGGCTGCCGGCGACGCTCGCCGCGCTGCAGGAGGTCTTCCCGGGCGCGCGCGTGGTCGTCGCCGACGACGGCTCGACCGACGGCACCGCCGAGGTCGCCGCCGCGCACGGGGCGGAGGTGGCGCGCTCGGAGCGCAACGTCGGCAAGGGCGGCGCGGCGACGCTCGGCGCGGAGCGCCTGCTGGCGCTCGCGCACGAGCCCGACCCGCCCGTGATCCTGCTCTGCGACGGCGATCTGGCGACGAGCGCCGGTGCGCTGGCGCAGCTGGTCGACGTCGTCGCGGCGGGGGAGGCCGACCTCGCGGTCGCGGCGTTCGCCAGGCGCGTCGGCGGCGGCTTCGGCCTCGCGGTCGGCTTCGCGCGGTGGGCGATCGCGCGCCGCTGCGGTGAGACGTTCGACGCGCCGATCTCCGGCCAGCGCGCGTTGCGCGCGGACCTGCTGCCGGCCGTCGTCCCGTTCGCGCCGCGCTTCGGGATGGAGATCGGGATGACGGTCGACGCCGTTCGCGCCGGCTACCGCGTGAAGGAGGTCGAGCTGCCGCTGACGCACCGCGCGACCGGCAAGACGCTCCAGGGCTTCCTCCACCGCGGGCGGCAGCTGAAGGACTTCGTCGCGGTGTACCTCGCGCGCCGCTGA
- a CDS encoding alpha/beta hydrolase, with amino-acid sequence MSSERTAEDGAPRHVARRRLIALGVVAGIAVVVVLIVSGVREIARGYDPQGATVEHASLASDALGGRETEQTLVTPRGGGSGRPLLVFLHGRGEDGNDSNLSDELFAALAALGDRAPAIVFPDGGEASYWHDRDDGAWERYVVEEAIPDAARRLHADPRRVAIGGISMGGFGAYAIARQHPGRFCAVGGHSAALWESAGETAPGAFDDAEDFARHDVIAAARADAAPWRGMPLWLDGGDEDPFRAGGTALAQALRAGGADVRHRVWPGAHEGDYWREHIDEYLRFYAGALARCGR; translated from the coding sequence GTGTCGAGCGAGCGGACGGCGGAGGACGGGGCACCACGACACGTCGCGCGGCGGCGGCTGATCGCGCTCGGCGTGGTCGCCGGCATCGCGGTCGTCGTCGTGCTGATCGTCAGCGGTGTCCGCGAGATCGCCCGCGGCTACGACCCGCAGGGTGCGACCGTCGAGCACGCGTCGCTCGCGAGCGACGCGCTCGGCGGACGCGAGACCGAGCAGACGCTCGTCACGCCGCGCGGCGGCGGCAGCGGCCGCCCGCTGCTCGTCTTCCTCCACGGCCGCGGCGAGGACGGCAACGACTCGAACCTCTCCGACGAGCTGTTCGCCGCGCTCGCCGCGCTCGGCGACCGCGCGCCCGCGATCGTCTTCCCCGACGGCGGCGAGGCGTCGTACTGGCACGACCGCGACGACGGCGCGTGGGAGCGCTACGTCGTCGAGGAGGCGATCCCCGACGCCGCTCGCCGCCTGCACGCCGACCCCAGACGGGTCGCGATCGGCGGCATCTCGATGGGCGGCTTCGGTGCCTACGCGATCGCACGGCAGCACCCCGGCCGCTTCTGCGCCGTCGGCGGCCACTCGGCCGCGCTGTGGGAGTCCGCCGGCGAGACCGCCCCCGGTGCGTTCGACGACGCCGAGGACTTCGCCCGCCACGACGTGATCGCCGCCGCGCGTGCCGACGCCGCGCCGTGGCGCGGGATGCCGCTGTGGCTCGACGGCGGCGACGAGGACCCCTTCCGCGCCGGCGGCACGGCGCTCGCGCAGGCGCTCAGAGCCGGCGGCGCCGACGTCCGCCACCGCGTCTGGCCCGGCGCGCACGAGGGCGACTACTGGCGCGAGCACATCGACGAGTACCTGCGCTTCTACGCCGGCGCGCTCGCGCGCTGCGGGCGCTGA